The genome window ATCGATACTACAGTTCTCGGTGGCGTGGTAAATGTCCTGTATCATTCTGGTATAAGATGGtactatatattttttcaatctgtttttatgatttttctaaaaCTCGATACTTACTAATATGACGATGTTTTGTAGATCGATATGTGCCGATATTGATATTGGTTCAAGTCTTGATCCATATTAAATTATGAACTTTGATATATATATTGAATTGGATCACTAGACCTGTATAACGAGTTCAAACGATCATAGACATCAAGTTTATTTTTCTGTGCATGGTTAATTTTGTATTGGAGAATCTAACAAATATTCACTTGttgcaaatatttttttctaatcttTGGCAACTTGATCGATTATTCCCGAATGACCAACTTGTGACTACGTTTCCAGGCATTAGGTACTGATTAGATGTCACCTCGCAAGCTACGCATAGACTTGAAGAGGGAGAAACAAATCAGACAAGCTTTTACCTATCAATCTATCAAATCACAGGTCACAAGTCGGCATCCGACAAGGTTACAAGCATGCCTGTATCTTAAGAGTTGGTCTCTCAGTGCTCATATATGTTTAAGGAGTTGATGCCTAGGGCTATTGCTGCAACTTCTCCTGTGGCCAACAACACTTTGCTCACTCCAAGGTGTCCTCTATGCTCTATTCAAGGCCATCAATGTCGCAACTTAGTTGCCCTTTAACTAGCACTGCCATGATGAGATGCTAAGCAATGCCACATCCTAATCAAAGGCAAAAGAAAGTAGATTGTTCCTTGTAACCAGTCGATTGTGATTGTGCTCGGTCATTGCTCTCCCCCACTTGCATGAAAAGTGCATCTAGAAAGTCAATTATATGATCTTGAATTCTGATTCTACTTTGTGATGTTGCATGTATGGTATTCATAATAGCAGCACAGTGGAAGTGGGAGTGATCATAGAACATTATAAAACCCAGCCATCACATTATGGTCACTTGATTAGTAAATCATGGAATTAACATCATTAGAGGTGTGAGGACGAATATACTTAAAACTCTAAAAGAATAAAAGGATACGAGGGACTAATATGTAGAAAACCCTACGAATAATGGTAGTTTGAATGGATCATCAGTCACTTTGCATGTTATGTGCAAATGAAATGGTTCTTTATAGGTTATATCAACTCTGATCATTAGAAGTTTTAATGTTATTTCTTCTCGCTTTAATTGTCCTAACCGAAACCGTAGCCAGTTGCTCCTCCAACTCAATATTATCATTATGGCTCCACATAAGTGTGTGTAGGGCATTGATCTTACAAACAATAAGGACAATTGCTCCTGTAAATGAAGTGGTGGCCTGAGGGCCATAAAACTGCTCGAcatggattctgaaagaacaAGAAAGTATGAGCAATGAGGATTGATTCAAACCATTATGGATGTCTCTGCTCCCTCCTCTTTTGCATGTTGATCCCTGTCCATGtttcaagcaagcaagcaagccaaCTGCATCAGACAGAAGCCATGAGGAGACTGCTTTGTCACTGATTACCTCACTGGGTTCTCATCGATCTTTTTGCTCAGCAATCCAAGAGTTCTTGATACTTGGCATCTTTCACCATCGGATATGTTAATGTCACACCGCAAGTATGACCATTGCTCTTATCGGTTCAGCCTTAGGTTTGGTGCTCCTTGGAGAAAAGAACTTGCCTAAATCTCTATACCACAAACCGGTGTAGCTTTCCTTGGCATGTAGCATATCTAGGCCAAATCTTCCTATGCTGAAGGAAGCTTCTCAGGAATATAGCCGGTGAAGATTTGCACTCGAGGGACTATTGGGAGACAAAGAGGGGCCATTCTATTATCTATTACTAACCTTCTTCTAAAACCTAATCTGAGTGCAGCATGTTGCCAAAGTGATAATTGTCAGCTAAGAAGGTCGAACTCAAAATTAACCTTAAACTTATGTTAAGTTTGTAATGACTTATTCCTACATGTTTAAGTTGTAAGAAGATGGTATCCTAACTATCGATGTTGTAATGACTTATGTTAAGATGGTATCTTCATAAACATTAGCGTAAATAcagtattttttttccttttagaaATATAAAACCAAAAGCAAACAAAATGCTTTCTTTTTTTAAGATAATTGAAGAAAAATAACTCTCAAGTAGTCCCTTTTTGTTGTTATTAAAAGGAAATTGTTGATTGAGGAATTCCTGAGGTGATGTGATCTCTCACAGTCTGATCCGATATGACTCGCAAATATCGACAACTTTTGTAGGTCGATTCATTCGATCTAAATACATGTCTTCAACAAGATGTACCACATGAGGAAAACCCTAGCTAGCTGGGATACTGGACCCACAGCTAGGTCACATGATGTGTGGTGATGATTCTCTCATCAGGAAAACAGGAAAATATGATGAGAGATTTGGTCACCAGTCACCTCAGCATTCGATGCCTACTCATCGCAGATCTGATAGCTCACACAAGCCTCAGGAGTGACATGGATGCTGTACTGGATTCCCAGCATGTGAGTATCCTTTGAGAGAACAGGCAAAGCTTTAGAGTGGCTCTCCTGCAGAGAATCTAGCAAAAAATCTTGTTTGAAGACATTAGAAGTTGACTTCTGGCTCTGCCAATCCAGTTGATGAGACACCATATATGTCAACCCACAGATgagtttctttttgtttttggcaGTAGAACACTAATAAATATGTTGAATGAATGAATCCAACGTGGATGAATGCATCAAACTGAATTGGTTCCAATATGGAAAGACATCCTATGTGTAAAAAGTGATTTGACGGGCAAGATTAATCATGATTAATACGATATCAAATAACTTAGTTGATAAAGATCTTAATTATTGATAATAAGATCGAAGATAAAATTAAATTTACGTaacttattatttataataaaattaatattttttattatgatgatcaaaaCTAGACTAGAACACTTTATTTGATAAAGAAAAGAGAGATGTTTGCTTTAGCAAATTGAGAAAAAGGGAATGAGGTCACACATTAAAAGAATAAATTAGAAAGATGCAAAGTTACgagtttgaatttaagaaaattaaatgcaATTGCCCGACCCAATCCAACCCTAACTCGAATCATATGATATATGGATTCGAAATGGGTGTTAGATTCTAATCACTCCGAAAATTCGATGCGAATTTGGATTTAATTCATAATGCTGACTTGAATATAACTGTAATATATTTCTAAACTTAGATTAggtaaaaaatatagtatcatgTAAATTCATATAAAAGACTATGGATATCCAGCAGAATATGCTACGTGcatgatgatattttttatagtagtttgattaacattgaatttattattattattattattattgttatgtgagtattttatttttttaaaagcttACTATTTAGAACCTTTTTACTATTGACAATTACCTTATTATTAATaaccttttttaaaaaaataaataaataatattttattatttatagcctcactaattttaattttatattttttttccttcccaACAATTGTTGCTTGTGCACCTGTTGTTATTGTTGGTCTCCCAGCCCATATTCCTTATCGATAATCACTGTCACTTAACTCTTGTTTCTTATCATCGATCATTACCTCTCAACTCATACTTCGATATCACTCACTATCACTCGACCCCACTCATTGCTCCTTCAACATAGTCCtcaaaggaggaagaagatgatgagtacggggaggaaaatattttttttatttttataaaaataatttttttttttttaaaaaaatataaatagtaaaGAGAGGGTTGTACATAATAATATCCTTTTTATCCTAACAAATCTTAATtgaaaatttctattttttttctttttttgacctTAGATCCAATGTACAACATATAGAATCTGCATTATTTCAGTATCGATTGTTAATTTATTGGATATAAACACCACCCTGAAGAGAAACTTGATGAGAAAGAAATttcttgaaaattaatcattataatattctataaatatttttttaaggtttgatgcatatattaattttttaaaaaaatctaggAGCGCTTAGAATTTTAATTTTCCAATAAATCCAacgaaattttaaaaaaaatctcatgttccGATTTGGAGTAATTCGATAGAGGATTTATGTTAGTAGTCCATTATTcttgattatatatttatttattattgatcATCTTAATTATTCTTCTGAACCGAACATTGACTTGTTGACCAATGATTTAAGGAACAGAGAGGGCGGGGGAAGTCAACAAAGACCAAGTCAACTTCCCATTTGCCCATGTGCTTCCTACCTCTTCTCTTTTTGGTTACTTCTTTTTACAGCCCCCTCTCTCTGTTCTTGTGCTCACACCACAAAGGAGGCGGCATCATCCGATCTCTGGGTTTCGTCCTCCGTATCTTTGACAATGACCAACATGCGTCCCCAAACCTATCGCCAAGATCTCCTCTGCACCCTTCTCAGGCTGCTGCTTTCGCACACCCATCCCActccttcctcctcccctccctcGTTATAAATACTCCCCACCTCCCTCTCTTCTCTTCTCGACACTCTAATCAATGGCTCTGCCAAACATCAGCCACCTGCCACCATCCTTCATCGTGGCTGTCTCCCTCGTGACCAGCCTCATCTCCATAGTCGGCCAGCTCAGGCCATGGCCGCCCACCCTTCCTCAGGGCCTCCTCACCCTCGACATCGCTGGTGAGGTCCTTCTCGACCCCGACGCCACCGCCGGATTCTCCACCGACTTCGGCTGCCTCTTTCGGGCCGCCCCTGCCGCCGTTCTCCGCCCCTCGGCCCCCGACGACATCGCCGCCCTCGTCCGGTTCTCCTACTCCTCCCCTCAGCCTTTCGCCATCGCCGCCCGGGGCCACGGCCACTCCATCAGGGGCCAGGCCCTTGCACCCGGCGGCGTGGTCGTCGACATGGCGTCCTTGGGCCACGGCCGCGCTGACCGGATCAGCGTGTCGTTCGATAATGCGCCGCTGGTCTGGTACGTCGACGCCGGAGGCGAGCAGCTCTGGATCGACGTCTTGCATGAGACGCTCAAGCATGGCCTCGCCCCCCGCTCGTGGACTGATTACCTCTATCTGACGGTAGGTGGCACTCTGTCGAACGCCGGCGTGAGCGGCCAGGCCTTCCGTCACGGTCCGCAGATTTCCAACGTCTACGAGTTGGATGTCATCACCGGTAAGTAAGACGATTCTCATCTTTATTAGGAGGAGAACACCAGCAACCAGCGGTCTTGGATCACTGTTACAATTAATCGTACTCGATGTTTGCTTCTTGAACAGGGAAAGGTGAGATGATAACCTGCTCACATGAGAACAAGTCGGACCTATTCTATGGGGTCTTAGGAGGACTCGGCCAATTCGGCATCATTACCCGAGCTCGAATCGCCTTAGAGCCAGCGCCGCAGCGGGTCCGGTGGGTGCGGCTCATCTACACTCACTTCGTCTCCTTCTCCAGGGACCAGGAGCTTCTGATCTCCATGATGGACCAAGGCTTCGACTACGTCGAGGGATCGCTGCTGATGGACCACACCCTAATCACCAACTGGAGGTCTTCCTTCTTCTCCAAGACGGACTCGGAGAAGATAAGAGGGCTGGCGGCCGAGTTCGGCGCCATCTACTGCTTGGAAGGAGCTGTATACTACCACGAGTTAGCCATGGCGTCTCGGGTGGATCAGGTAAAAGTACCGCTGCTGCTTTCCTATCTATCCCATGCAACCTGTTGGCTTGTACCCATCGTGATATCTTCCTAGGACCCACGTGGCTCTCCCTACTGAGATCCCCCGACCTTGTTCCTCTCTCCCACAGTACCAAGGACTATGACCCATTCAGAGCTGTAACCCATCTCAGCCCTCATGCTTGTGTTCTCAAACATGGGTGTCCCTGTTGGATGTTGCTGCATGCACCCCTCgctcagctctctctctctctctctctctctcttgtgttgCACAATTGCAGCCCTCACTGACCCATTATTATTGCGGTAGTTAACCAAACTGCCACAAGGTCGTGACATGTTTCCACGCCTGTGGGCATAGCTTTTGACCTTGGCACAGGGGTAGTTTGTCATCTCTATCACTGACACTGCTCGCTCCTTGACAGAAGCTCCATCTGCTGCTCCAACGGCTGAGCTTTGTCCCCGGTTTCGCCTTCACCAACGACGTCTCCTACGTCGGCTTCCTGGACCGAGTTCACGATGGGGAGGTGAAGCTACGCTCCATGGGGCTTTGGGAGGTTCCTCACCCATGGCTCAACATATTCGTGCCCAAGTCCAGAATACAAGACTTCGAGGTTGGGGTCTTTAAGGGCATCCTCATGCCCAATAATTCCACGGGACCAGTGCTGATATACCCCATGATCAAGAACAAGTATGCGGAGTTcatgtcttcttcttcccttaCTCAACGGGTGGTTATTTATTGTGTGTACTAACGGGGAAGATGCATGTATGTTGTGCAGGTGGCACGATGAGATGTCGGCTGTGACCCCCGATGAAGAAGTCTTCTACTCCATCGGCCTGCTGCGATCGGCCATTACCGATGATTGGCAAGATTTGGACAACCAGAACGATGATATATTGGGGTTCTGCCATCGAGAAGGAATCCAGTTCAAGCAATACATGCCTCATTACGCATCACAGCGAGATTGGAAGAACCACTTTGGCCGCAAATGGGATACGTTTGTAGAGATGAAGAGGAGATACGACCCCAAGGCGCTGTTATCACCAGGACAACGTATATTTACGTCCTCCCTCACAGATCACGTCTAGGAGTAACCATGTCTTGTGTTTACATTGTAATCAAAGCTTCATGACAGTACTTGACTGCCATGGCCGCCCTTCGTTGTTAGCATGCCTTGGTCTTGATCATAAAGCAGGAAAGTGATAGGATTGGTGGGTTTCGAACAGCATTGGGTCTGCTCTGAAGAAATGGAAGGACCTCGTTTCACACAGACTGTTATGATGTCCTTCCTGTGCGGGTTGGACCACTACTGTTGGCATCACCATAGATTGTGCCAAAGATCCAAGCAGATCTTGGGCGAAGAGACCAGAGATTTGCGAACGCATCAATGGATTCTCCCGGGTTCAGACATGCCAAAACTGATGAACGTACGGTTCTCAGTTCGAATGGGGACAACATAAAGTATTTCTCCCACCCCTTTATTAATGCCAAATTGATCTTCAAACTATGCTTCCAAACAGGGTTTCCATTAATTCTCCTTTTTGCTAATTGAGCTGTAGCCGATTGCCACTTGCGTGCTTGACTCATCAAAACACTTTGAGCCTTAACCCAAGAGCACTGTCCTTTACTTGTGCTTCTCACATGGTGTGAGGACGGAATACCTATCCATATCGAAAGATATTGATTTAAAGTGATCTAATGGAAATTTTGTATAGTTTTGGAATCCTAAGACTGCACTACTTCCAATAAAATTCGCATACCATATAATATAACTTTGGTTCGAGAGTCCAATGATGAGAGATACATATTATTATTCTATataattagaaaatatttatgtataagggagattaaaatttaaaaaatttaaaaaaaataaaaaatatatatatattgagtttcATCCACAATTAATATATGTATTATTCACcttgataaaaatatatctttttatCAGCTTGAGCGTAAAGTGACTCTCGTCCTCATGATGTTGTAAAAGCCAACAAGACTTTGTACATAACATTATAAGCTAATTCCGAGTTAATAACAatctaattaatcaaaagcagtcaAACATTATCTAATTAAAGCGGATCTGAACACAGAAGCTTTGTTCCAAATTATAAGCTACCCCTGCATGTCAGGAGGGCCTAACAACCACAAGATCTATGAGAGATTCTCATCACTTATTAGTGGTCGGTGTAACGACGACCTTTTTCATACAGCATGGATGCGAGACTAACGTGTCTCATTTTGACATGTCAATTATTGAATCATCTGTCATGACTTAAATCACAATACATTCATCGATTTTGTATTCATGCTGACTCGAGAACACAATAATTATAGTACATGAAAATCGATGTATGTATTCCGAAATGAATCCTTGTTGATTGTTTTTATTTGATATATAAATTGATGATTATATTTATAAAGGCATTGAACaattaatcatttttatttttatttttttatgtggaTTTATATAACATTTTGATGCGCAATTGAAGGGCGAGGAAGGGAGTAATTTACTTATTTAGTACGCCCAGATGTGATATTTCGATAAGACCGGAAAAATATGAGGAAGGAACACGCAATTGTTAGGTTAGATCGATTAGGTGGCCAACCAAATCAAGGTACAAAGATTGGGTCCAGTGAGTCCCAATTAACGTGCCAAATGTGCTTGTTGCAAACACTCGAAGATAATGCCAGAATCCAAATTCCTCCAAGTTCAAGATCGAGTATCCAAGCTTTCACATCAATCCATCGCTCCACGTCATCTTCAAAGCCCGACTCCAGCTCGACAACGTTGCCTCCCTCCTGTTCTCTTGAGACTTGGCCTCAGCAGCCACAATCCCATCAAGATTTGGTCAGCACCAAATCCATCCAAAATCTCAGGGAATCTAACCAAGATGTAACTGTCGACCCAACATATTGTCGTAGATTTAGACGATTACCATGCCAATCTCTACGCGCACCGGTACAATGGATAAACACTGATATAAATTTGCACTCAAAATTGCATAACCCGATCACATTTCTCTTTCGAAATCTTTGCGGCATTTCGCCTCTCTTCATCACGATGATCTGGGATATGGATTTGCCGAACAGCTGTTGGCGAGATGGGATCATACATATGGGTACAAGTCAATCTAAAGATATCCATCTAAATTCCAAATCATGTCAACGAAATTTGGAGCAGCTGATAAGATTCCACGGCTGCAATGTGCTACCGAAACTCGAGGAATGGTGCATGATCTACGTCATGAAAGGACTCGTATCTTCGTGCTGACCCACAAAAGATTAGGGAGCCATGGAGGACACGAAGTGATATGTGGGGATTCTCCTTGTTGTTCCCGGAGACTTGAAGAAACTACTGTTTCGGGGAGGGGGAGGGTTGACTGCATCAGATGCTTTCTGCGGGGTTCCAACGACGTGAGTGATTATTTATTAGCTAaacatataaataataataataattagatgaTTTTAACGACTGATCAATACTTTAAACGTTAGAAATAATCGCATAAACCCTTATGTCTAATTAATATATATGAAAAATTGTCAGatgatatacatatgtataatgtGAATGGAATTATGGGTTTGTGGAAGCGTGCACGACAATATAGCTTTCATTGACAAAGTCACTTCTGACACAAATTTTAACTTTTAGTGA of Musa acuminata AAA Group cultivar baxijiao chromosome BXJ1-7, Cavendish_Baxijiao_AAA, whole genome shotgun sequence contains these proteins:
- the LOC135678511 gene encoding cytokinin dehydrogenase 6-like; protein product: MALPNISHLPPSFIVAVSLVTSLISIVGQLRPWPPTLPQGLLTLDIAGEVLLDPDATAGFSTDFGCLFRAAPAAVLRPSAPDDIAALVRFSYSSPQPFAIAARGHGHSIRGQALAPGGVVVDMASLGHGRADRISVSFDNAPLVWYVDAGGEQLWIDVLHETLKHGLAPRSWTDYLYLTVGGTLSNAGVSGQAFRHGPQISNVYELDVITGKGEMITCSHENKSDLFYGVLGGLGQFGIITRARIALEPAPQRVRWVRLIYTHFVSFSRDQELLISMMDQGFDYVEGSLLMDHTLITNWRSSFFSKTDSEKIRGLAAEFGAIYCLEGAVYYHELAMASRVDQKLHLLLQRLSFVPGFAFTNDVSYVGFLDRVHDGEVKLRSMGLWEVPHPWLNIFVPKSRIQDFEVGVFKGILMPNNSTGPVLIYPMIKNKWHDEMSAVTPDEEVFYSIGLLRSAITDDWQDLDNQNDDILGFCHREGIQFKQYMPHYASQRDWKNHFGRKWDTFVEMKRRYDPKALLSPGQRIFTSSLTDHV